The proteins below are encoded in one region of Silene latifolia isolate original U9 population chromosome 2, ASM4854445v1, whole genome shotgun sequence:
- the LOC141643128 gene encoding uncharacterized protein LOC141643128, translating into MVQHFSSNYIMPRLISVSRETRFIECLSAVVVKGNWSQLLRPQIASGLSSTVIEKVSANASLGLHNCWAFYEWAEKIPGYKHSLQYTWNMVHMLTKHKYFRVAQNLVEKTALKNLLSSPIVLRALFAAYDDPDLNSQILSWLVIYYANSKMTHDAILVFEHMKIHRIQPHLHACTVLLNSLVKTRSIAIMWKMYKNMLNLGVVPNLHVYNVLINGCCKSGEVEKAEELWNEIEEKCIVPDIFTYNSMISLYVRKGKHYEALAVQDRMEKAGVAPDIVTYNSLIFGYCREGKMREALRLFNELKSVSPNIVTYTTLIDGYCRANDLEEAFRLRHVMEAKGISPGVVTYNSILRKLCELGRIRDANKILHEMSEKQLEPDNITCNTLINAYCKIGDMTSALKVKNKMLDGGLKLDQFTFKALIHGFCKTMKINSAKEMLLEMLNAGFAPSSSTYSWIVDSYCSQNNEEAIERLLSELGESGVIVDISVYRALIRCLCKKNRIECAKRIFDCMEEKGIKGDSIVYTSLAFAYFKQGKTRVASEMLDEMYKRRLNVTLKIYREFSASNSGENKILGLFWDHLLRRDLISKNVYKHMQDLT; encoded by the coding sequence ATGGTTCAGCATTTTTCATCCAATTATATCATGCCGCGACTGATTTCTGTGTCGAGGGAGACTAGGTTTATTGAATGTTTAAGTGCAGTTGTAGTGAAGGGAAATTGGAGCCAACTCTTGAGACCCCAAATTGCTTCTGGTTTAAGCTCAACAGTAATTGAGAAAGTGTCGGCTAACGCGTCGTTAGGTTTACATAATTGTTGGGCATTTTATGAATGGGCTGAAAAAATTCCTGGTTATAAGCATTCACTTCAGTATACTTGGAATATGGTTCATATGTTAACTAAACATAAGTATTTTAGGGTTGCACAGAACTTGGTTGAGAAAACTGCCCTTAAGAATTTGTTGTCTTCTCCAATTGTCTTGAGAGCTCTTTTTGCTGCCTATGATGACCCCGATTTGAATTCGCAGATATTGAGTTGGTTGGTCATATATTATGCTAATTCTAAGATGACTCATGATGCAATTCTAGTGTTTGAGCATATGAAGATTCATAGGATTCAGCCTCATTTGCATGCTTGTACTGTACTTTTGAATTCGCTGGTGAAAACGAGGTCCATTGCTATAATGTGGAAGATGTACAAGAATATGTTGAATCTTGGGGTGGTTCCGAATCTTCATGTGTATAATGTATTGATTAATGGTTGTTGCAAGTCTGGTGAGGTGGAGAAGGCGGAAGAGTTATGGAATGAGATTGAAGAAAAGTGTATAGTGCCTGACATTTTCACTTATAACTCAATGATTTCTTTGTATGTGAGGAAGGGTAAGCATTATGAAGCGTTGGCGGTTCAAGATAGGATGGAAAAGGCAGGTGTGGCTCCTGATATCGTGACTTATAATAGCTTAATATTTGGTTATTGTAGGGAGGGTAAAATGCGGGAGGCTTTGAGGCTTTTCAATGAACTTAAAAGTGTAAGTCCTAACATTGTGACGTACACCACTTTGATTGACGGGTATTGTCGAGCCAATGACCTAGAGGAAGCATTTAGATTGCGCCATGTGATGGAGGCTAAGGGTATAAGTCCAGGGGTTGTAACTTATAACTCAATTCTACGCAAGTTGTGTGAGCTAGGTAGGATAAGGGATGCCAACAAGATCTTGCATGAGATGAGTGAAAAGCAGCTTGAACCCGACAATATCACATGTAATACCTTGATTAATGCTTATTGTAAAATAGGAGACATGACCTCTGCCTTAAAGGTCAAGAACAAGATGTTAGACGGTGGGTTGAAGCTTGACCAGTTCACATTCAAAGCTCTAATACACGGTTTCTGCAAGACGATGAAAATAAATAGTGCAAAGGAGATGCTTCTAGAAATGCTTAATGCAGGATTCGCTCCTAGTTCATCTACCTATTCTTGGATTGTAGATAGTTATTGTAGCCAGAATAATGAAGAGGCAATAGAAAGACTTCTGAGTGAGCTTGGAGAGAGCGGTGTTATTGTCGATATTTCGGTGTATCGAGCTCTAATTAGATGTCTTTGTAAGAAGAATAGGATTGAATGTGCCAAAAGAATATTTGATTGTATGGAAGAGAAAGGTATTAAGGGAGACAGCATTGTATACACGAGCTTGGCGTTTGCGTATTTTAAACAAGGGAAGACTAGAGTGGCTTCTGAGATGTTGGATGAAATGTACAAGAGAAGATTAAACGTAACTCTGAAAATATATAGGGAGTTTAGTGCTTCTAATTCTGGTGAGAACAAGATTTTGGGACTCTTCTGGGATCACTTGTTGCGAAGAGATCTCATCTCAAAGAATGTGTACAAGCACATGCAAGATTTAACCTAG
- the LOC141641452 gene encoding uncharacterized protein LOC141641452, translating into MTTGEQPKSDYMKITPYTILNTDNPGASICSLPLTKTNYDEWPYVMHTALLAKQKLGLINGSIKAPTETSDDYDPWLSLNALAVSWIRNSIDPDLRSTVSKQDVAKILWEEFWERFSKNDEARIYQLQADLMACKQTPFESVTSYYGRLKKLWDDFYECDPLLLAIVVPDPRGRSNGGSYLEEDDWCG; encoded by the exons ATGACGACTGGTGAACAACCAAAATCCGACTACATGAAAATCACCCCATATACCATTCTCAATACCGACAATCCCGGAGCATCAATTTGCTCTCTTCCGCTAACCAAAACCAATTACGATGAGTGGCCATACGTTATGCATACCGCTCTCCTCGCCAAGCAAAAGCTTGGTCTGATTAATGGCTCCATCAAAGCCCCTACTGAAACATCCGACGACTACGATCCGTGGTTGTCCCTCAATGCTTTGGCGGTCTCTTGGATTCGCAATTCAATTGATCCCGATCTTCGCTCAACGGTTTCCAAACAAGATGTTGCCAAAATCTTATGGGAAGAATTTTGGGAACGCTTCTCGAAGAACGACGAAGCTCGGATCTATCAACTTCAAGCCGATCTCATGGCATGTAAGCAAACCCCATTCGAATCTGTTACTAGTTATTATGGTCGTTTAAAGAAATTGTGGGATGATTTTTATGAATGTGACCCGTTACTCTT GGCTATAGTGGTGCCTGATCCTCGAGGTCGTTCCAATGGAG GATCGTATCTTGAGGAAGACGATTGGTGCGGGTGA